The nucleotide sequence GGGTAGTGGCGTAGCGGCGGATGATCTCACCGTTATCGGCCTCGAAAAAGATGATCTGGGTAAGGTCCTGTTTACGCCGCACCTCGGCCAGGGTCGCGCCCCAGTCGGTGTCGAGGTCGGCCTGGCGCACGTCCATGCCCAGGGCCAGGCCCTTGTAGCGCTGGCCGCCCTTGTCGTCGAAAAGGCTCATGAGCTTGGGCACGAGGCTGACCGGCAACCCGTCCACGCAAAAAAAACCCAGGTCCTCGAAGACGCGAAGGGCTGTGGATTTTCCGGACCCGGACAGGCCGGTCAAGATAACGACGGGGAGTTCCCTGGCCGCATGTTCCATGGCATTCACCTTCCGGCCCAAGGGCTTAACAAATTTCCCGCGCGTTTGTGTGACAACAAACGCGCGGGAAACGTTTTTTCAGGGAGCCTTAGGCGGCGGCGAGCACCTGCCGCAAGGCCTCGTCGGTTTCGGCGGTCAGAAAGGCCCGCCGGAAGGATTCATCGGACAAAAGCCGCGAGATGTGGGCCAAAATGCGCAAATGCAGGCCCGCGACATGCTCGGGCGCGAGCACCAGGAAGAAGATGCGGCAGGGCTTGAAGTCCAGCGCATCGAAGCTGACGCCCGCAAGGCTTCTCCCGACGACGATGACGATGCGTTCGAGGCTCTCC is from Solidesulfovibrio magneticus RS-1 and encodes:
- a CDS encoding PTS sugar transporter subunit IIA → MRLEDYLQPEFVIGNLASESKSEVLAELVAPIKKQWPDFDAKRAHQVLLDRENLGTTGIGDGVAIPHGKMESLERIVIVVGRSLAGVSFDALDFKPCRIFFLVLAPEHVAGLHLRILAHISRLLSDESFRRAFLTAETDEALRQVLAAA